The following are encoded in a window of Mycobacterium sp. ELW1 genomic DNA:
- a CDS encoding glycosyltransferase, protein MPAADFDRAVIVVPAHNEASALPECLTAIAAAAERADLPVTVVIVLDSCDDSSSALAERFGTGVHFLEIDAHNVGKARAAGFSFARDQGLSSPTTWYATTDADSRVDPNWLVRQLTAAADMVLGVVRITNWRQIPGNAVRRYLRAYRAKIHSDRGHDHIHGANMGFAADAYWAVGGFEALTSDEDVDLVRRFEVAGYRIRRDTRLSVVTSARQIGRAPTGFAAHLRGVLADPQRDSA, encoded by the coding sequence GTGCCTGCTGCTGATTTCGACCGCGCGGTGATCGTCGTCCCCGCACACAACGAGGCGTCGGCGTTGCCGGAATGCCTGACGGCGATTGCGGCTGCGGCCGAGCGGGCGGACCTCCCGGTCACCGTGGTGATCGTCCTGGACAGCTGCGACGACAGCAGCAGCGCACTGGCGGAGCGTTTCGGCACCGGTGTGCACTTCCTCGAGATCGACGCACACAATGTGGGCAAGGCGCGGGCAGCCGGCTTCTCATTCGCCCGCGACCAAGGTCTGAGTAGTCCGACCACCTGGTATGCGACCACCGACGCGGACAGCCGCGTCGACCCGAACTGGTTGGTGCGGCAACTGACGGCGGCGGCCGACATGGTGCTCGGGGTCGTGCGGATCACGAACTGGCGGCAGATCCCCGGCAACGCGGTCCGGCGTTACCTTCGGGCGTATCGCGCCAAGATCCACTCCGACCGCGGGCATGACCACATTCACGGCGCGAACATGGGCTTCGCGGCCGACGCCTATTGGGCCGTCGGCGGATTCGAGGCGCTGACCAGCGACGAGGACGTCGATCTGGTCCGCCGGTTCGAGGTCGCCGGCTACCGCATCCGTCGCGACACGCGCCTGTCGGTGGTGACGTCGGCACGCCAGATCGGTCGGGCCCCAACGGGATTCGCTGCGCATCTGCGCGGAGTGCTGGCCGATCCGCAACGCGACTCAGCATGA
- a CDS encoding acyl-CoA/acyl-ACP dehydrogenase, producing the protein MTPSTVLRWLDAGELNLPLPGSGATLTRWQALAALCERDVVAGRLAEAHTDAIAILAELHGPRAQPGRLWGVWAAEAPGATVTAHRDDDGVTLSGIKAWCSGAGLCADALVTAQTQTGARGLYAVDLRGPGVEPQPSTWRNAGMAGSDTRAVQFSAAPATPVGGPDEYLTRPGFWHGAAGVAACWLGAARAVATPLYRAVADRQSENPYAAAHLGAVDTALAAAGALMASTAEQVDAAPHSAGQVAARRLRAAVETAVDEAIARTARALGPAPLAMDELHAQRVADLTMYVRQSHAEKDLAALGLLVAR; encoded by the coding sequence ATGACACCTTCTACTGTGCTGCGCTGGCTGGACGCCGGCGAGCTGAACCTGCCGTTACCCGGCTCGGGCGCCACGTTGACCCGCTGGCAGGCACTGGCCGCGCTGTGCGAACGCGATGTGGTGGCCGGCCGGCTGGCGGAGGCGCACACCGACGCGATTGCGATCCTTGCCGAGCTTCACGGGCCGCGGGCGCAGCCAGGCCGGCTGTGGGGTGTGTGGGCAGCCGAAGCCCCCGGCGCCACCGTCACCGCCCATCGCGACGACGACGGCGTGACGTTGAGCGGCATCAAGGCGTGGTGCTCCGGGGCCGGGTTGTGCGCCGACGCGCTGGTGACGGCCCAGACCCAGACCGGTGCCCGCGGCCTCTACGCGGTCGACCTGCGCGGGCCGGGCGTAGAGCCGCAACCGAGCACGTGGCGTAACGCGGGTATGGCCGGCTCGGACACCCGAGCCGTGCAGTTCAGCGCCGCGCCGGCCACCCCGGTCGGCGGTCCCGACGAGTACCTGACACGGCCCGGGTTCTGGCACGGCGCGGCCGGCGTCGCGGCCTGCTGGCTGGGTGCGGCCCGCGCGGTGGCGACACCGCTCTACCGCGCCGTCGCCGATCGCCAGAGCGAGAACCCCTATGCTGCAGCACATCTCGGTGCCGTCGACACCGCCCTGGCCGCAGCCGGCGCCCTGATGGCGAGCACCGCTGAACAGGTCGACGCGGCCCCACACAGCGCCGGACAAGTGGCGGCTCGGCGGCTACGGGCAGCCGTCGAAACCGCGGTGGACGAGGCCATCGCCCGGACGGCACGCGCGCTGGGACCCGCGCCGCTGGCCATGGATGAATTGCACGCCCAGCGTGTCGCCGATCTGACCATGTACGTCAGGCAGAGTCACGCCGAGAAGGATCTCGCGGCGCTGGGCCTGCTGGTGGCCCGGTGA
- a CDS encoding PIG-L family deacetylase, with the protein MSAPSGNAARFAAVPISGGGTPTEEWLRRGDAFPSLPLDQCPGLVVVAPHPDDETLGFGAAACGVAARGVDVHTVIATDGGAAWPGLSASEQARLEESRRCESRTAAAVLGLPAPVFLGLPDGMLAENESRLADILTEVLAGRPEGTWCAATWRGDGHPDHEAVGRAAAVATSRTGAVLLEYPIWMWHWARPGDQAVPWRHATRLVADPTAVQRKREAVASFRSQFESDAGREPILPPYVVERLDRVGEVVFQ; encoded by the coding sequence GTGAGCGCGCCGTCCGGCAACGCCGCTCGGTTCGCGGCCGTGCCGATCTCCGGTGGTGGCACACCCACCGAGGAATGGCTCCGGCGCGGGGATGCGTTTCCGTCGTTGCCGCTGGATCAGTGCCCGGGTCTGGTCGTGGTGGCACCCCATCCTGACGACGAGACGCTCGGCTTCGGCGCGGCAGCCTGCGGGGTCGCGGCCCGCGGCGTCGACGTGCACACGGTCATCGCCACCGACGGTGGTGCAGCGTGGCCTGGCCTGTCGGCGTCCGAGCAGGCCCGACTCGAGGAGTCCAGGCGTTGCGAGTCACGCACCGCGGCAGCGGTTCTCGGCCTTCCGGCGCCTGTTTTTCTCGGGCTGCCGGACGGCATGCTCGCCGAGAACGAATCCCGACTCGCCGATATTCTCACCGAGGTTCTGGCGGGCCGCCCCGAGGGCACCTGGTGCGCGGCGACGTGGCGCGGCGATGGTCATCCCGATCACGAGGCGGTCGGCCGGGCCGCCGCCGTGGCCACGTCGCGTACCGGAGCGGTGCTACTGGAGTATCCGATCTGGATGTGGCACTGGGCCCGACCCGGTGATCAGGCTGTGCCGTGGCGGCACGCAACACGGCTTGTCGCGGATCCGACTGCGGTGCAACGCAAACGTGAGGCGGTTGCTTCGTTCCGAAGCCAATTCGAGAGCGATGCCGGCCGTGAGCCGATCCTTCCGCCGTACGTGGTGGAGCGGTTGGATCGCGTGGGAGAGGTGGTGTTCCAATGA
- a CDS encoding SAM-dependent methyltransferase, producing the protein MTSGLPRSYFDALYEESADPWELGSRWYERRKYAITLALLPHERYGHAFEPGCSIGVLTEQLSTRCDHVTAADVADAALAHADARLRASGQRDAVTLVNSSFDTDWPATDFDLVMISEVGYYFDAETLRDTLTRELPRLQPNATILSAHWRHPVSDYPLSGDAVTAIIAATPGLHRIGGYRDDDVIIEVFDTGSAQSVAARTSVPGAEPR; encoded by the coding sequence ATGACATCCGGTCTGCCCCGCAGCTACTTCGACGCTCTCTACGAGGAGTCGGCCGATCCCTGGGAGCTCGGCTCACGGTGGTACGAACGGCGTAAGTACGCGATCACGCTGGCCCTACTCCCCCACGAGCGGTACGGGCACGCATTCGAACCGGGATGCTCGATCGGGGTTCTCACCGAGCAGCTGAGCACCCGATGCGATCACGTGACGGCCGCCGACGTCGCCGACGCCGCGCTGGCGCACGCCGACGCCCGGCTGCGCGCCAGTGGACAGCGCGACGCAGTGACACTGGTGAACAGCTCATTCGACACTGACTGGCCGGCAACTGATTTCGATCTGGTGATGATCTCCGAGGTCGGCTACTACTTCGACGCTGAGACCTTGCGCGACACGTTGACGCGCGAACTCCCCAGGCTGCAGCCGAACGCTACGATCCTCAGCGCGCACTGGCGCCACCCGGTGTCCGACTATCCGCTGTCCGGTGATGCCGTCACCGCGATCATCGCCGCCACACCCGGATTGCACCGGATCGGCGGCTACCGGGACGACGACGTCATCATCGAGGTGTTCGACACCGGTTCGGCACAGTCGGTCGCAGCGCGCACGAGCGTTCCCGGAGCCGAACCCCGCTGA
- a CDS encoding TetR/AcrR family transcriptional regulator yields the protein MTPKIAPRRPPGGSQQRADRTREAVLDETVRCVVEEGFAAASAKHIAERAGVTWGVVQYHFGDRDGLLMAVVDRGFTELLELLRSLPPPSPAQTRRKRVELVVHAAWAAFSSPTSRASLEILIGTRAMRDKRGTRHLVELQKAISDLSRDIAEGLDNPHAAAIGDLIWATMRGLVITELVMAGAARSNRELTALVDVICSYLDCHGQRQ from the coding sequence GTGACACCCAAGATCGCACCGCGACGGCCACCCGGCGGCAGTCAGCAGCGTGCCGACCGAACCCGCGAGGCGGTGCTGGACGAGACGGTGCGCTGCGTGGTCGAGGAGGGCTTCGCCGCCGCCAGCGCCAAGCACATCGCCGAACGAGCCGGCGTCACCTGGGGCGTGGTGCAGTACCACTTCGGTGACCGCGACGGCCTGCTGATGGCCGTTGTCGACCGCGGTTTCACCGAACTACTGGAATTGCTCCGCAGCCTGCCACCGCCGTCGCCCGCCCAGACCCGGCGCAAGCGGGTCGAACTGGTGGTCCACGCAGCGTGGGCGGCGTTCTCCAGCCCGACGTCACGCGCGTCGCTGGAAATTCTCATCGGCACCCGGGCCATGCGCGACAAACGGGGCACCCGTCACCTCGTCGAATTGCAAAAGGCCATCTCAGATTTGAGCCGTGATATTGCTGAGGGGCTGGACAATCCACACGCCGCGGCCATCGGTGACCTGATCTGGGCCACCATGCGTGGGCTGGTGATCACCGAGTTGGTCATGGCCGGCGCTGCCCGCAGCAATCGGGAGCTCACCGCGCTGGTCGATGTGATCTGTTCCTACCTCGATTGCCATGGGCAAAGGCAATGA
- a CDS encoding dihydrodipicolinate reductase gives MKRVIQFATGNVGKHALPMIIERPGLELIGLHAHGPDKVGRDAADICGRPEPTGVIATNDIDELVALGADCVVYTSQAEMRPQQAIEEICRFLRAGTNVVGTSMVWLVAPHHADAWISEPLAAACAEGGTSLYINGVDPGYSGDSLVYTALTLAGRATAITVSEICDYGSYDDAEFTGVSFGFGTTPDHTPIMFAPGVLSSLWGGQVRSLADVLGVTLDEVREWHESWVTPEPIDCTMMSVAPGHVAAVRFAVEGIRDGQPVITMEHVNRLTPVTAPDWPYPPDGRLGVHRVVVHGNPGVEINTHLGLDGVDHNDGGVISTAARAVNAIDAVCAAPPGLLSVKDLPAAHADTVMW, from the coding sequence GTGAAGCGCGTCATCCAGTTCGCCACCGGCAACGTCGGCAAGCATGCGCTGCCGATGATCATCGAGCGGCCCGGCCTCGAGTTGATCGGGTTGCACGCTCACGGTCCCGACAAAGTCGGCCGCGACGCCGCCGACATCTGCGGCCGGCCCGAGCCCACCGGCGTCATCGCCACCAATGACATCGACGAGCTGGTGGCTCTCGGCGCCGACTGCGTCGTGTACACCTCCCAGGCCGAAATGCGCCCACAGCAGGCCATCGAGGAAATCTGCCGGTTCCTGCGGGCCGGCACCAATGTGGTTGGTACATCGATGGTGTGGCTGGTCGCCCCGCACCACGCTGACGCGTGGATCAGCGAACCGCTGGCCGCGGCCTGCGCCGAAGGTGGCACCTCGCTGTACATCAACGGCGTCGACCCCGGCTATTCCGGGGACAGCCTGGTCTACACCGCGCTGACGCTGGCCGGGCGGGCCACCGCGATCACAGTCTCGGAAATCTGTGATTACGGCAGCTATGACGACGCCGAATTCACCGGTGTCAGTTTCGGTTTCGGCACCACACCGGACCACACGCCGATCATGTTCGCCCCGGGTGTGCTGTCCTCACTGTGGGGTGGCCAGGTCCGCTCGCTTGCTGATGTCCTGGGGGTCACGCTCGACGAGGTGCGGGAGTGGCACGAAAGCTGGGTGACGCCCGAACCGATCGACTGCACGATGATGAGCGTTGCACCCGGTCATGTCGCCGCCGTCCGGTTCGCGGTGGAGGGAATCCGGGACGGACAGCCGGTGATCACCATGGAACACGTCAACCGGCTCACCCCGGTCACCGCGCCGGACTGGCCCTATCCGCCGGACGGCCGCCTCGGCGTACACCGCGTGGTGGTGCACGGCAATCCCGGGGTGGAGATCAACACCCACCTGGGCCTGGACGGTGTTGACCACAACGACGGTGGTGTCATCTCGACCGCCGCGCGAGCCGTCAACGCGATCGACGCGGTGTGCGCCGCGCCGCCGGGCCTGTTGTCGGTCAAGGATCTGCCTGCCGCGCACGCCGACACGGTGATGTGGTGA
- a CDS encoding SDR family oxidoreductase, which translates to MASPLDGKVAVVTGTSRGVGLGIAHELLRAGATVVGCSRRPLDAMPGVADNPEWLARSSQRVCDQGDYRAIDHFVDDVVADYGRIDILVNNAGGTVPAPNVESIPGLVSHIQGAPTSDDEYERTVLFHAFAIQMNLISPMWFAIRVYRQMREQDGTGSIVNISSGAGHPAGSPTLVSYGAAKSGLNHLTRSLAVEWGPKVRVNCLALGPTMTDNFKSFVLPKDDPNGEKYFHAVPLHRAGEPEEVGRAVVFLCGGTADFINGTTIEIDGGMMPGVLYEAGLKTITDLL; encoded by the coding sequence GTGGCATCACCCCTGGACGGCAAGGTCGCCGTCGTCACCGGCACCAGCCGCGGCGTGGGACTGGGTATCGCGCACGAATTACTGCGCGCCGGTGCCACTGTCGTCGGCTGCTCGCGCCGACCCCTCGATGCCATGCCCGGGGTGGCCGACAATCCGGAGTGGTTGGCCCGTTCCTCGCAGCGGGTGTGCGACCAGGGCGACTACCGGGCCATCGACCACTTCGTCGACGACGTGGTGGCCGACTACGGCCGCATCGACATCCTGGTCAACAACGCCGGTGGCACCGTGCCCGCGCCGAACGTCGAAAGCATCCCGGGGCTGGTCTCCCACATCCAGGGCGCGCCGACCTCGGACGACGAGTACGAACGCACAGTCCTGTTCCACGCCTTCGCCATTCAGATGAACCTGATCAGCCCGATGTGGTTCGCCATCCGGGTGTACCGGCAGATGCGCGAACAGGACGGCACCGGCTCGATCGTCAACATCTCCAGCGGCGCAGGACATCCCGCCGGCTCGCCGACGCTGGTGTCCTACGGGGCGGCCAAATCCGGCCTCAACCATCTGACCCGATCGCTGGCCGTGGAATGGGGACCGAAGGTGCGGGTGAACTGTCTGGCGCTGGGGCCGACGATGACCGACAACTTCAAGTCGTTCGTATTGCCCAAGGACGATCCGAACGGCGAGAAGTACTTCCACGCCGTGCCCCTGCATCGCGCCGGAGAGCCCGAGGAGGTGGGCCGTGCCGTGGTGTTCCTCTGCGGTGGCACAGCCGATTTCATCAACGGCACCACCATCGAGATCGACGGCGGCATGATGCCCGGCGTGCTCTACGAAGCCGGCCTCAAGACGATCACGGATCTGCTGTGA
- a CDS encoding thiolase family protein has protein sequence MGLRGEAAIVGYTELPSTKRPTGPLEFTLEQWARLAKAALDDAGLSASDVDGICTTHVQESQIFVPSTVIEYLGIKANFAEMVDLGGASAVAMVWRAAAAIELGLCNAVLCVIPATPMTPVSAQKPLDVTELMYFGASSNRYGSPQAEFEIPYGNLGQNGPYGQVATLYGATYGYDERAMAKISVDQRVNANHTPGAIFRDSPITVDDVLNSPVIAAPLHMLEIVMPVMGGAAVLVTGADVARRSSNRPVWIKGFGERVPYKTPTYAQDLLQTPMIKAAASAFSMAGLTPADMDMVSIYDCYTITVLLSLEDAGFCQKGKGLQFVAEHDLTFRGDFPMNTGGGQLGYGQAGTAGGMHHICDATRQIMGRSGATQVKDCNRAFVSGNGGILSEQTTLVLEGD, from the coding sequence ATGGGTCTGCGCGGAGAGGCCGCGATCGTCGGCTACACCGAACTTCCCTCCACAAAACGGCCGACCGGCCCACTTGAGTTCACCCTCGAGCAGTGGGCTCGGCTGGCGAAAGCCGCACTCGACGATGCTGGTCTGTCGGCCTCCGATGTGGATGGCATCTGCACCACCCACGTGCAGGAGTCCCAGATCTTCGTGCCGTCCACGGTGATCGAATATCTCGGCATCAAAGCCAATTTCGCCGAGATGGTCGACCTCGGCGGGGCCAGCGCGGTGGCGATGGTGTGGCGCGCGGCGGCAGCCATCGAGCTGGGCCTGTGCAACGCCGTGCTGTGCGTGATCCCCGCGACGCCGATGACGCCGGTCAGTGCGCAGAAGCCGCTGGATGTCACCGAGCTGATGTACTTCGGGGCGTCGAGCAACCGGTACGGCTCGCCGCAAGCCGAGTTCGAGATTCCCTACGGCAATCTCGGCCAGAACGGTCCCTATGGTCAGGTCGCGACGCTCTACGGCGCCACGTACGGCTACGACGAACGGGCGATGGCCAAGATCAGCGTGGACCAGCGGGTCAACGCCAATCACACACCCGGGGCGATCTTCCGTGACTCGCCGATCACCGTCGACGATGTGCTCAACAGTCCGGTGATCGCCGCACCTCTGCACATGCTGGAGATCGTCATGCCGGTGATGGGCGGCGCCGCTGTGCTGGTGACAGGAGCCGATGTGGCCCGTCGGAGCTCCAACCGTCCGGTGTGGATCAAAGGGTTCGGTGAGCGGGTGCCGTACAAGACGCCGACCTATGCGCAGGATTTGCTGCAGACTCCGATGATCAAAGCGGCCGCGTCGGCATTCTCGATGGCCGGGCTGACGCCGGCCGACATGGACATGGTGTCGATCTATGACTGCTACACGATCACCGTGCTGCTCAGCCTGGAGGACGCCGGCTTCTGCCAGAAGGGCAAGGGCCTGCAGTTCGTCGCCGAGCACGACCTCACGTTCCGTGGCGATTTCCCGATGAACACCGGCGGTGGCCAGCTGGGCTACGGGCAGGCCGGCACTGCCGGCGGCATGCACCACATCTGCGACGCCACCCGCCAGATCATGGGCCGCTCGGGCGCCACCCAGGTCAAGGACTGCAACCGCGCCTTCGTCTCCGGCAATGGCGGCATCTTGAGCGAACAGACCACTCTCGTACTGGAAGGCGACTAG
- a CDS encoding OB-fold domain-containing protein yields the protein MGDFDKPMPIPTPTTQPFWDALAEHRIRIQYSPSAQRYVFYPRVLAPGTLADDLEWREISGAASLYTFTVAYRPVAPHFAGDVPQLLAVAQWDEGPRFSTEIVNADPTELEIGMRLNPVFYDYPDAGVTMLRYEPA from the coding sequence ATGGGCGACTTCGACAAGCCGATGCCGATCCCGACGCCGACCACTCAGCCGTTCTGGGATGCCCTGGCCGAGCACCGAATCCGCATCCAGTATTCGCCGTCGGCTCAGCGGTACGTGTTCTATCCGCGTGTGCTGGCACCGGGAACGTTGGCCGATGATCTGGAGTGGCGGGAGATTTCCGGCGCCGCTTCGCTCTATACGTTCACGGTGGCATATCGACCGGTGGCACCACACTTTGCCGGTGACGTGCCTCAGCTATTGGCGGTCGCGCAGTGGGACGAGGGGCCGCGGTTCTCCACCGAGATCGTGAATGCCGATCCGACGGAGCTGGAAATCGGGATGCGACTGAACCCGGTGTTCTACGACTATCCCGACGCCGGCGTCACGATGCTGCGCTACGAACCGGCCTGA
- a CDS encoding ATP-binding protein → MTTPSYPSHTPEGDRFARNDVVADAHNAAKVRDEFATWLRACGDIDRVRFSDVVLAVNEALANTAEFAYLFKGGVGTIDVEAVRDGDTLTITIADQGQWRESTPATQSRTRGRGIPLMRALADDLTIDSSALGTTVCLRFEQVHAVQQSDDDARVG, encoded by the coding sequence ATGACGACACCGAGTTACCCAAGTCACACACCCGAAGGTGACCGCTTCGCGCGCAACGATGTCGTCGCTGATGCGCACAACGCAGCAAAGGTTCGCGACGAATTCGCCACCTGGCTGCGGGCCTGCGGAGATATTGACCGAGTTCGTTTCAGCGACGTCGTGCTAGCGGTCAACGAAGCGCTGGCCAATACGGCCGAGTTTGCCTATCTCTTCAAGGGCGGGGTGGGCACCATCGACGTGGAGGCCGTGCGCGACGGCGACACCCTGACCATCACGATCGCTGACCAAGGCCAATGGCGTGAGTCCACCCCCGCCACGCAGAGCCGTACGCGGGGTCGCGGCATCCCGTTGATGCGCGCGCTCGCCGACGACCTCACCATTGACTCGTCGGCGCTGGGCACCACGGTCTGCCTGCGATTCGAGCAGGTCCATGCCGTCCAGCAGTCCGACGACGACGCCCGAGTCGGGTAG
- a CDS encoding STAS domain-containing protein — protein sequence MDEQATATTGTTTAANTGCVIAEEWFGRTVVISATGVVDMLTSPQLEASITTSLTKNPAAIIVDLSGVDFLASAGMGVLVAARDKASAEIGFGVVASGPATSRPLKLVGLADIIGLYATLDEARAALGE from the coding sequence TTGGACGAGCAAGCCACTGCAACCACCGGGACGACGACCGCGGCCAATACCGGCTGCGTCATCGCCGAAGAGTGGTTCGGGCGAACGGTCGTCATATCTGCAACCGGCGTGGTCGACATGCTGACATCGCCTCAGCTCGAGGCCAGCATCACCACCTCTCTGACAAAGAACCCGGCTGCCATCATCGTCGACCTGTCAGGTGTCGACTTCCTGGCGTCGGCGGGGATGGGTGTTCTCGTCGCCGCCCGTGACAAGGCATCGGCGGAAATCGGCTTCGGTGTCGTGGCCAGTGGGCCCGCCACAAGCCGGCCGCTGAAACTGGTCGGCCTCGCCGACATCATCGGCCTCTACGCAACATTGGATGAGGCGCGCGCCGCACTTGGTGAGTAA
- a CDS encoding GAF domain-containing SpoIIE family protein phosphatase, protein MESERLRALRRYAILDTAPDAAFDRIARVAARSLDKPMASITFVDEHRIWFKATYGVEGLTEIPRDAGLSSLAIGDNRTYVVRDTSADPYVSRNPSVAGEFGIRFYAAAPVTTDDGHQLGTVSVLDSEPGDVTDDQLATLEDLAAIVMKALELRLSALTTVRAERELRDTAQQYASVLQRALLPSALPSIPGLSMAAHYHPAASGRVGGDFYDVFGVARDEWAFFLGDVEGHGAPAAAVTALVRHTLRAAALHYDDPTDGLDELNAALIADAGERRFCTVLSGKLRPEADGFRITLATGGHLPALLLDRDSGSIRPVRSSGGMLIGAVADATFEACETLLSPGQTLLLYTDGIVEARPDGHTTFGESAFRLFLAERVGMPAAQLVAELAELVAVLRPDDDVAFLALTVIDASAGEVR, encoded by the coding sequence GTGGAAAGCGAACGACTGCGGGCCTTGCGCCGCTACGCAATTCTCGACACTGCACCCGACGCGGCGTTCGACCGCATCGCCCGGGTGGCCGCCCGCTCGTTGGACAAGCCCATGGCGTCGATCACCTTCGTCGACGAGCACCGGATCTGGTTCAAGGCGACGTACGGTGTCGAGGGCCTCACCGAGATCCCGCGCGATGCCGGGCTGTCCAGCCTGGCGATCGGCGACAACCGGACCTACGTGGTTCGCGATACCTCCGCAGACCCATACGTGTCCCGAAACCCCAGCGTCGCAGGTGAATTCGGAATCCGGTTCTATGCAGCCGCGCCCGTCACCACCGACGACGGTCATCAGCTGGGGACCGTCAGTGTTCTCGACTCCGAGCCGGGTGACGTCACCGACGACCAGCTGGCCACCCTGGAAGACCTCGCCGCGATCGTGATGAAGGCACTCGAGCTGCGACTGTCGGCGCTGACGACCGTGCGTGCCGAACGCGAACTGCGCGACACCGCCCAGCAGTACGCCTCGGTGCTGCAACGCGCCCTGCTGCCGTCTGCGCTGCCTTCGATCCCCGGCCTGTCGATGGCCGCGCACTATCACCCGGCCGCCTCCGGTCGGGTGGGCGGCGACTTCTACGACGTGTTCGGCGTGGCTCGTGACGAGTGGGCCTTCTTTCTCGGTGATGTCGAGGGGCACGGCGCCCCCGCGGCGGCGGTCACCGCATTGGTCCGCCACACCCTGCGTGCGGCGGCTCTGCACTACGACGACCCGACCGACGGCTTGGACGAGCTCAACGCGGCGCTGATCGCCGATGCGGGAGAACGCCGGTTCTGCACCGTCTTGTCCGGCAAGCTTCGGCCCGAAGCCGACGGCTTCCGCATCACCCTGGCGACCGGAGGGCACCTGCCCGCCCTGCTGCTGGATCGCGACAGTGGATCGATCCGTCCGGTTCGCTCATCTGGCGGCATGTTGATCGGTGCCGTTGCAGACGCCACGTTCGAAGCGTGCGAGACGTTGCTGAGCCCGGGTCAGACCCTGCTGCTCTATACGGACGGGATCGTGGAGGCCCGGCCCGACGGGCACACCACCTTCGGTGAATCGGCCTTCCGGCTTTTCCTGGCTGAGCGGGTCGGAATGCCAGCCGCCCAGCTCGTGGCCGAGTTGGCCGAACTGGTCGCTGTACTGCGTCCCGACGACGACGTGGCGTTCCTGGCGTTGACTGTCATTGACGCATCCGCAGGCGAGGTGCGTTAG